The DNA region GTAAACCGGGCAGTATGCGTTTTGCCGTTGTCCTgcaggaaaatgcagggacatccctggaaaagacagtgctggttggcagtatatgttgctccaataattttacatatctgtctgcattaatggtgccctcacagatgtgcgagttatcCATATCATGGGCTctgacacacccccataccatgacagacactggcttttggacctgacgctgataacagcttggattttccttttcctctttggcccagagaacacgtGATTTTTCCAAAActaatttgaaatgtggactcttcggaccacaaaacacaattccactgttttactttccatctcagatgagactgagcccagagaagttggcagcatttctggacagtgttgatgtatggcttctactttgcatagtaaagccttaaatTGCATCTGTGGATGAAGCTGCAAATGGTGCTGACTGATAAAGATTTACCAAAGTATTTccaagcccatgtcatgatatccattacagatgaatgacagtttttaagacagtgacgtctgagggatcggagatcacaggcattcagaagtggttttccagcaggacaacgccaaaccacatactgcccaatttacaagtgcatggctgcgtaagcagagagtgcgggtgctagactggcctgcctgcagtcctgtcCTGTctataattgagaatgtgtggtgcattatgaattACACCATACAGAAATGAAGGCTCCATACAACTGCACAGCTGAAGACCTGTGTAATGGATAAATGGAATGAAACTTCCTCTTGctgaacttaacaaacttgtgttttcagtgcccaaacatttaataagtgttattagaataaATCTGGATTTTACAtggtggtaaacactcgactgtcccagccttttttggagcatgttgcaatcatctgatttgggatgagtgtatatatatatatatagttgtgctcaaaagtttgcataccctggcagaaattgtgaaattttggcattgattttgaaaatatgactgatcatgcaaaaaaactgtcttttatttaaggatagtgatcatatgaagccatttattatcacataattgtttggctcctttttaaatcataatgataacagaaatcacccaaatggccctcatcaatagtttacatacccttgaatgtttggccttgttacagacacacaaggtgacacacaggtttaaatggcaattaaaggttaatttcccacacctgtggatttttaaattgcaattagtgtctgtgtataaatagtcaatgagtttgttagctctcacatggatgcactgagcaggctagatactgagccatggggagcagaaaagaactgtcaaaagacctgcgtaacaaggtaatggaactttataaagatggaaaaggatgatGCCCTCACTGCAAGTGTACGTATATAGAGCAAATCATATACTGTACTTTAACTCTCTATACACAAAAATACCTGCAAATCACTCTAGCACTTTGCTTATCTCAGATCAAAAGGTGGATTTGTGTCCCTATAGGCCTCAGTTCTGGAGGGGCCCAGCAGAGGGCAGCACTGAACCTTTCTGCATACAATGTGCATTTTCTCCCTCAGACCCGTGCCACATGCTTTTATGGCACTTCGAACAGCAGCCGAGGAAAAGTAAAATATAATGGGGTCCAAACAGGCATTTAGGGTACTGGAGATTAAAGCAAAGTGACGCCACCACTCACTGTCCCCACGAACAAAACCAACCACGTGTGAGACATTATAGGGGCTGAAACAGATGGTGAAAACCAGCAGTGTCCCTACCGCCAGTCCAATGGCCCTGAGTCTACGACGTCGACCGAGGTGGGGCAGATTGGACAGAATTCGAATGAAGTTGATGTAACAGAAGCAGCAGATGAGGAAGGGTATACAGAAAAGCATGAGAAATAGCTCCAGACGAACAGGAAGTAGAATAAGCAGCTGCTCCGTGGTAAAGTTATCATAGCACGTTAATACCATGGGATTGGACCACCCTATCTTACTTTTGCTAGAGTCACTGGCATTACTTGAGGGTATGAATGGCACAATGTACACAATGCTTAGGTTCAGAGAGCCCAGAAGCCAGAGGAAACAACTTGCAATCACACCGTTGCGTGGTCGGCGACCAAGCGCATATCGGATTGGAAACGCGACTCCCAGGTAGCGCTCCATGCTGATCGCTGTCAGAAATAATGTGCTGGTATAGATGGTGGAGAAGAAAAGGAAACTGCTAATGGGACACAGGTAATAGGGCAGCTTCCAGATCATGTTGTCAAAAGCCTCCTTCATCTTGAAAGGCAGGACCGCGAGGAAGATCAGGTCAGATATTGTCAGGTTTAGCAGGAGAATGTCGATGAGGGTGGGCTTGCGGTGAACCTTGCGACAGAAAGTGAAGAATGCGAGGATGTTGGCAGGTAGGCCAATTAAGAAGGTGAGGATGTAGAATGACAAGAGGAGCTGGCCGTCAAACGTGGACATTGTAGTCTCTACCTCAGAAATAGTCAGTAGGCGGTAGAAACACTATGCAGAAAACAGAAACAGAAGAAATCAACAAGGGGGATTTATGGGCAGAGGTAAAGTGATATGGGAAAACATGGAAAAGTAAACCCCACACcattgttaattattaataatagtgCAAAGACAGTGTCACGAATCCTACCTTtgtagttcctcccactcaccacctgacggctccatcacctgaatattgacttttacactctgaactccatttcccataatacCCGttcctggcactgattacctgctcacctgttcctcatctactctgctatttaagtctcactctcacttgcTGTCATTGCCAAGTCTTGTTTCgctctggctgacatttctgagcgttccCTGTGTTTATTACTtttctgtgtatgatcctggactgtttaccctgtatttgacccgttgctgcctgtctact from Myxocyprinus asiaticus isolate MX2 ecotype Aquarium Trade chromosome 30, UBuf_Myxa_2, whole genome shotgun sequence includes:
- the LOC127421540 gene encoding free fatty acid receptor 2-like: MSTFDGQLLLSFYILTFLIGLPANILAFFTFCRKVHRKPTLIDILLLNLTISDLIFLAVLPFKMKEAFDNMIWKLPYYLCPISSFLFFSTIYTSTLFLTAISMERYLGVAFPIRYALGRRPRNGVIASCFLWLLGSLNLSIVYIVPFIPSSNASDSSKSKIGWSNPMVLTCYDNFTTEQLLILLPVRLELFLMLFCIPFLICCFCYINFIRILSNLPHLGRRRRLRAIGLAVGTLLVFTICFSPYNVSHVVGFVRGDSEWWRHFALISSTLNACLDPIIFYFSSAAVRSAIKACGTGLREKMHIVCRKVQCCPLLGPSRTEAYRDTNPPFDLR